One window of the Cryptomeria japonica chromosome 7, Sugi_1.0, whole genome shotgun sequence genome contains the following:
- the LOC131068932 gene encoding longifolene synthase-like: MSTLKGANISSVSFVETPEKSLNLWNDGFVQSMQTSYAESEYRERVETLVKQVKILLKEMQTGFDGDLIERLEMVDALHCLGIDRYFQAEIKEALDYVYRFWDGSVGIGLGCESTTNDLNTTALGLRVLRLYRYHVSADVLKNFKNKNGQFISHGGDNDSNLIDIRDEHMLRSMINLLRASSLAFLGETVMKDAKVFSSAYLKQLLEKSEDIKQKSYLKEAEYALLYEWPSTFPRWEARSYIEIYELDNSRLKDKIILELAKLNFNILQYIYKMEMKKLSSWWQNSGVSKLIAVRERSIEYYLLAVSAIDNAEFGSSRIALAKAATLVSLLDDLFDDHLTLAQVELFIKAIIQGWDISIVQNVPSNFKKIVEFVFKTLQELTTEATQIQGRDMMQFITKAWVDYAEASLKQAQWKEGQYVPTYNEYINIAATTGASGLLSLHPILLAFPNLEDDSIEKIFLSKSRFYELIWLTGRIVDDIHDFEDDKLHGQTASAISCYMKDHHEYSEEDALIHMNNHFDELLTELTWEFLNPDKVLLEWDKLYFNLGRGDQSFYIFGDGFSYHDKGVKQRVFKVLFDLVKA; the protein is encoded by the exons ATGTCTACTTTGAAGGGAGCCAACATTTCTTCTGTTTCTTTCGTGGAAACACCAGAAAAATCTTTAAATCTGTGGAATGATGGGTTTGTGCAATCTATGCAAACATCATACGCG GAATCTGAATACCGTGAACGTGTTGAAACACTGGTTAAACAAGTCAAAATCTTGTTAAAAGAAATGCAGACTGGATTTGATGGCGATCTAATCGAACGGCTTGAGATGGTTGATGCATTGCATTGCCTCGGAATAGATCGATATTTTCAGGCTGAAATAAAAGAGGCTCTTGATTATGTTTACCG CTTTTGGGATGGAAGTGTGGGGATAGGATTAGGCTGTGAAAGCACTACAAATGATTTGAATACAACTGCTTTAGGACTGAGAGTACTTCGACTATATCGTTATCATGTTTCTGCAG ATGTGTTGAAAAATTTCAAGAACAAAAATGGGCAGTTCATTTCCCATGGAGGAGATAATGATAGTAATCTGATCGATATAAGAGATGAACACATGCTGAGAAGTATGATCAATCTTTTAAGAGCTTCAAGTTTAGCATTTCTTGGAGAGACAGTTATGAAGGATGCTAAAGTGTTCAGCTCTGCTTATCTCAAACAATTATTAGAAAAATCTGAAGATATAAAGCAGAAAAGTTATTTGAAAGAG gcTGAGTATGCTCTCCTATATGAATGGCCTTCTACTTTTCCTCGATGGGAGGCACGGAgttatatagaaatatatgaattgGATAACTCGAG gttGAAGGACAAAATCATTTTAGAGTTGGCCAAATTGAATTTCAATATATTGCAATATATATACAAGATGGAGATGAAGAAACTCTCGAG TTGGTGGCAAAATTCTGGGGTCTCAAAATTGATTGCAGTTAGAGAGCGCTCAATTGAATATTACTTGTTGGCAGTTAGTGCTATAGATAATGCAGAGTTTGGAAGTAGCAGAATAGCTTTGGCCAAAGCAGCAACTCTTGTTTCCTTATTAGATGATCTTTTCGATGATCACTTGACCCTTGCACAAGTTGAGCTTTTTATTAAGGCTATTATTCAAGGTTGGGATATTTCTATTGTACAAAATGTTCCaagcaattttaaaaaaattgtggaATTTGTTTTCAAAACGTTACAAGAATTGACAACTGAGGCAACTCAAATCCAAGGACGTGACATGATGCAATTCATTACAAAAGCA TGGGTAGATTATGCCGAAGCTAGTTTGAAACAAGCACAATGGAAAGAAGGTCAATATGTTCCAACCTATAATGAGTACATAAACATTGCTGCAACAACTGGAGCAAGTGGACTATTATCATTGCACCCAATCCTCTTAGCATTTCCTAATTTGGAAGATGATTCtattgagaaaatatttctcagtaaATCAAGATTCTATGAGCTTATATGGTTGACGGGACGCATAGTGGATGATATTCATGATTTCGAG gATGACAAGCTCCATGGACAAACAGCCTCAGCAATTTCTTGCTATATGAAGGACCATCATGAATATTCAGAAGAAGATGCATTAATTCATATGAACAACCATTTTGATGAGTTGCTTACAGAATTAACATGGGAATTTCTGAATCCTGACAAAGTTCTACTAGAATGGGATAAATTATACTTCAATCTTGGTAGAGGAGATCAGAGCTTTTATATATTTGGAGATGGGTTTTCATATCATGATAAGGGAGTCAAGCAACGAGTATTCAAAGTTCTTTTTGATTTAGTTAAAGCATAG